The Streptococcus sanguinis genomic sequence TGTCGTCAAAGAATTATCTGATGATGAAATGCTGAAACAGGCCATTATCGAAAATCTTCAAAGAGAAGACTTGAATCCTATAGAAGAGGCTGAGTCTTATCAAAATTTGATTGACAAAGGCTTGACACATGATGAAATTGCTAAAATCATGGGAAAATCTAGACCCTATATCAGCAATATTGTCAGACTTTTACAGCTGTCTAAAGAAGTTCGCCAAGCTATCAAGGAAGAAGAGATTTCTCAAGGACATGCTCGCCTGCTGGTTCCCTTAAAAGAAGAAGAACAGTTACTATGGCTGGAAAAAATCTGTCGAGATGATTTATCAGTTCGAGCAGTTGAAAAGCTTCTCCAGCAAAAAAAGAGTCTCAAAAAGAAACCTAATAAAGAACTGTTTGCTAAATCTGAAGAGGAAAAAATTAAAAAAATTCTCGGTCTGGAAGTTTCTATTCAGTTAAAAAGCCAGAGTAAAGGAAAGCT encodes the following:
- a CDS encoding ParB/RepB/Spo0J family partition protein; the encoded protein is MENFQYIALKDIRTNPYQPRKQFSQKKIEELAASIKENGLIQPIILRKSSLFGYEILAGERRFRAASFLGLETIPAVVKELSDDEMLKQAIIENLQREDLNPIEEAESYQNLIDKGLTHDEIAKIMGKSRPYISNIVRLLQLSKEVRQAIKEEEISQGHARLLVPLKEEEQLLWLEKICRDDLSVRAVEKLLQQKKSLKKKPNKELFAKSEEEKIKKILGLEVSIQLKSQSKGKLIIPFESEEEYQRIINSFK